The proteins below are encoded in one region of Telopea speciosissima isolate NSW1024214 ecotype Mountain lineage chromosome 10, Tspe_v1, whole genome shotgun sequence:
- the LOC122643638 gene encoding NAC domain-containing protein 2-like, producing the protein MSSLLSAVPSSSPPPQPRIDQEIDQIEKMDYQSHQSDNVVVQKEGEAVEAGIAVGMDDNSSDYFNSFPPGFRFRPFDHELIDHYLKKKVMKQPLPMNQIREVQLYNHNPQDLAEKYPPNGEKEWYFFTPRDRKYRNGNRPKRAAGNGYWKATGADTEIYSKGQLVGFRKALVFYIGKAPKGEKSNWIMHEFRVKESATNRTNRGPNDMMLDEWVLCRIYRKPDKSLRRVHNAEIQAEDVDILIENNDLCDVDDEDSGPANTPNNSNLSEMECNYSDMMGNYMGLINPSGEGENDFNHSLQYNLPLPNSESYHMFTGYGDFISSVEPISVNPPMYLVENYYQLSSLATGHAYCDYLDFKQENSYMLPQNDFSNKDYLDHFSSFPYIDEILPNTNEMGDHY; encoded by the exons atgtcttctcttctctctgcagtgccatcatcatcaccacctcCTCAACCTAGAATTGATCAGGAGATCGATCAGATTGAGAAGATGGATTATCAATCTCATCAATCTGACAATGTAGTTGTacagaaggaaggagaagcagTTGAAGCAGGAATAGCAGTAGGAATGGATGATAACTCTTCTGATTACTTCAACTCCTTCCCACCTGGTTTTAGGTTTCGCCCTTTCGATCATGAGCTTATCGATCATTACTTGAAGAAGAAAGTAATGAAACAACCACTACCCATGAACCAAATCCGAGAGGTCCAACTCTACAACCATAACCCTCAAGATCTCGCTG AGAAGTACCCACCaaatggagagaaagaatgGTATTTTTTTACTCCTAGAGATAGGAAGTATAGAAATGGAAATCGACCAAAACGAGCAGCTGGAAATGGTTATTGGAAAGCTACTGGAGCAGACACAGAAATTTATAGTAAAGGTCAACTTGTTGGCTTTAGGAAAGCATTAGTTTTCTACATAGGTAAGGCTCCCAAGGGTGAAAAGTCTAACTGGATCATGCATGAGTTTCGGGTGAAAGAAAGTGCTACTAATCGAACTAATAGAGGACCAAATGATATGATG cTGGATGAGTGGGTCTTATGTAGGATTTATAGGAAGCCAGATAAATCATTAAGAAGAGTTCATAATGCAGAAATTCAAGCGGAGGATGTAGATATATTGATTGAAAATAATGATCTTTGTGATGTAGATGATGAAGATTCTGGACCTGCAAATACTCCTAATAATTCCAATTTATCAGAAATGGAATGCAACTACAGTGACATGATGGGTAATTACATGGGATTGATAAACCCATCTGGTGAAGGTGAAAATGACTTCAATCATTCTCTTCAATATAACCTTCCTCTGCCGAATTCGGAATCCTATCATATGTTTACTGGTTATGGGGATTTTATTAGTTCAGTTGAACCAATTTCTGTGAATCCACCCATGTATTTAGTAGAGAATTACTATCAACTGAGTTCTCTTGCGACTGGGCATGCTTACTGCGATTATTTGGATTTCAAACAAGAGAATTCCTACATGTTACCCCAAAATGACTTCTCCAACAAGGACTATTTGGATCACTTCAGCAGCTTTCCTTATATTGATGAGATTTTGCCAAATACCAATGAGATGGGTGACCATTATTAA